A region from the Campylobacter blaseri genome encodes:
- the rpsF gene encoding 30S ribosomal protein S6 encodes MKHYEVLFIAKPTLTEDETNKQVDFVKEVITKNGGEIASVQEMGTRRLAYPIKKYERGTYFVVYFIAPTALIAELVRNIRNNENIIRFLTVKYENKKEVAAWDKLSKGIKFSPERRERRAPRENRVQETSKEEKNEEASKEVENTEEA; translated from the coding sequence ATGAAACATTACGAGGTTTTATTCATCGCTAAGCCAACGCTTACAGAAGATGAAACAAACAAACAAGTTGACTTTGTTAAAGAAGTTATAACAAAAAATGGCGGAGAGATAGCCTCTGTGCAAGAAATGGGAACAAGAAGACTTGCTTATCCTATCAAAAAATATGAAAGAGGAACTTACTTTGTAGTTTACTTTATAGCACCAACTGCTCTAATAGCTGAGTTAGTTAGAAACATAAGAAATAATGAAAATATTATTAGATTTTTAACAGTTAAGTATGAAAACAAAAAAGAGGTAGCTGCGTGGGATAAGCTAAGTAAGGGTATAAAGTTCTCACCAGAAAGAAGAGAAAGAAGAGCTCCTAGAGAAAATAGAGTTCAAGAAACTTCAAAAGAAGAAAAAAACGAAGAAGCTTCTAAAGAAGTAGAAAATACAGAAGAAGCCTAA
- the dprA gene encoding DNA-processing protein DprA — MNTIDNIDALNKLQNPPKKLFFKGNLEFLNMLKVSIVGSRKMSFYTKSLVLQLSSALSKRGVCVVSGGALGVDITAHKGAFPNTIAVFANGLDIIYPKTNEKNIKEIYENSLALSEYEPKTRPLRHHFLQRNRIVVALSEALVVAQAELRSGSLQSARLAMELGIPVYVLPHQINESIGTNELLATKKANLIYNIDKFADKFGNLSHIENDNDEVIEFIKTNSSFNDAHLKFGDLVYEYELQGKIEILGSRIVIK, encoded by the coding sequence ATGAATACTATAGATAACATAGATGCATTAAATAAGCTTCAAAATCCACCAAAAAAGCTTTTTTTTAAAGGAAATTTAGAATTTTTAAATATGCTAAAAGTTTCCATTGTTGGCTCAAGAAAAATGAGTTTTTATACTAAAAGTTTGGTTTTGCAACTATCAAGTGCTCTTAGTAAAAGAGGGGTTTGTGTTGTAAGTGGTGGTGCATTAGGGGTTGATATAACTGCACATAAAGGAGCATTTCCTAATACTATAGCAGTTTTTGCAAATGGATTAGATATCATTTATCCAAAAACAAATGAAAAAAACATTAAAGAAATTTATGAAAACTCACTTGCTTTAAGTGAGTACGAACCAAAAACCAGACCTTTAAGACACCATTTCTTACAAAGAAATAGAATAGTTGTAGCACTAAGTGAGGCTTTAGTTGTAGCACAAGCTGAGTTAAGAAGTGGATCTTTGCAAAGTGCTAGATTAGCTATGGAGCTAGGCATTCCTGTTTATGTTTTACCACATCAAATAAACGAAAGTATAGGAACAAACGAGTTATTAGCTACTAAAAAAGCAAACTTAATCTATAATATAGATAAATTTGCTGATAAATTTGGTAATTTAAGTCATATTGAAAATGATAACGATGAAGTGATTGAGTTTATAAAAACAAATAGTAGCTTTAATGATGCTCATCTTAAATTTGGAGATTTAGTTTATGAATATGAGCTTCAAGGAAAGATAGAAATTTTAGGTTCAAGGATAGTTATAAAATGA
- the queA gene encoding tRNA preQ1(34) S-adenosylmethionine ribosyltransferase-isomerase QueA translates to MNDLDLISSYDYELPKELISSKPTLPKENARLLVYDRKKDLISHYKFGDLVEILPPCDIIFNDTKVVKARVYGVKDTGGKVELLLNTPLEDSKFNVYIKGHVKIGTILNFNKNLKAKVIEINSDGTRIVSFSFKNSPLSTDEIFNFFNNIGHIPLPPYIKRDDNNDDEIWYQSIFAKHLGAVAAPTASLHFSDEMANELKKTHELHYLTLHVGAGTFKAIKCENIHEHNMHSEYFNIPSKTAEILKTNKPILGVGTTVTRVVEEFARNGKQNGYCKLFLNHSNRPIRLNYLLTNFHLPKSTLIMLVSSFLGLEKTMEIYEIAIKERYKFYSYGDGMLIL, encoded by the coding sequence ATGAATGATTTAGACCTAATTTCTAGCTATGATTATGAGCTACCAAAAGAACTCATTTCAAGCAAGCCAACACTACCAAAAGAAAATGCAAGGCTTTTGGTTTATGATAGAAAAAAAGATTTAATCTCACACTATAAATTTGGTGATTTAGTTGAAATTTTGCCACCTTGTGATATTATATTTAATGATACAAAAGTTGTAAAGGCTAGAGTTTATGGTGTAAAAGATACAGGCGGAAAAGTAGAACTTCTTTTAAATACTCCACTTGAAGATTCAAAATTTAACGTTTACATAAAAGGTCATGTAAAAATAGGAACTATTTTAAATTTTAATAAAAACTTAAAAGCAAAAGTTATAGAAATAAATAGTGATGGAACTAGGATTGTCTCTTTTTCTTTTAAAAACAGCCCTCTTAGCACAGATGAAATTTTTAATTTTTTTAATAATATTGGTCATATTCCACTACCTCCATACATAAAAAGAGATGATAATAACGATGATGAAATTTGGTACCAAAGTATATTTGCAAAACATCTAGGGGCAGTTGCAGCTCCCACAGCTTCACTTCATTTTAGCGATGAAATGGCTAATGAATTAAAAAAAACACATGAACTGCACTATCTAACTTTGCATGTTGGCGCTGGAACATTTAAAGCAATCAAGTGTGAAAATATACATGAACACAATATGCATTCTGAGTATTTTAATATACCTAGCAAAACAGCTGAAATTTTAAAAACAAATAAGCCGATTTTAGGGGTTGGAACAACTGTAACAAGAGTTGTTGAAGAATTTGCAAGAAATGGTAAGCAAAATGGATATTGTAAACTTTTTTTAAACCATTCAAATAGACCAATTAGGCTGAATTATCTACTTACAAATTTTCATCTTCCAAAATCAACTTTAATAATGCTAGTTTCATCATTTTTAGGACTTGAAAAAACTATGGAAATTTATGAGATTGCAATAAAAGAAAGATATAAATTCTACTCTTATGGAGATGGTATGCTTATACTATAA
- the ilvC gene encoding ketol-acid reductoisomerase translates to MAVNVYYDKDCDLNLIKSKKVAIIGFGSQGHAHAENLRDSGVEVVIGLRKGGSSWSKAESKGFKVLDVANATKEADIIMVLAPDENQAEIFKNEIEPNLEEGNAIAFGHGFNIHYGQIVAPKGIDVIMIAPKAPGHTVRNEFVNGGGIPDLIAVHQNASGKAKEIALSYASAIGGGRTGIIETTFKDETETDLFGEQAVLCGGVTALVQAGFETLTEAGYEPEMAYFECLHELKLIVDLMYQGGIADMRYSISNTAEFGDYMSGSRVIGEESKKAMKDILKDIQNGTFAKEFILEKQAGYTKMNAERRNMQSSLIEQTGKKLRGMMPWISKNKIIDKDKN, encoded by the coding sequence ATGGCTGTAAATGTGTATTATGATAAAGATTGTGATTTAAACTTAATAAAAAGTAAAAAAGTTGCTATAATTGGTTTTGGCTCACAAGGTCACGCTCACGCTGAAAATTTAAGAGATAGTGGAGTTGAAGTTGTAATTGGTCTTAGAAAAGGTGGAAGTAGTTGGAGTAAGGCTGAGTCAAAGGGCTTTAAAGTCTTAGATGTAGCAAATGCTACAAAAGAAGCTGATATTATAATGGTACTTGCTCCTGATGAGAATCAAGCTGAAATTTTTAAAAATGAGATAGAGCCAAATTTAGAAGAGGGAAATGCTATAGCATTTGGACATGGATTTAACATTCACTATGGACAAATTGTAGCACCAAAGGGAATTGATGTTATTATGATAGCACCAAAAGCACCAGGACACACTGTTAGAAATGAGTTTGTAAATGGCGGGGGAATCCCAGATTTAATAGCTGTTCATCAAAATGCAAGTGGAAAAGCCAAGGAAATAGCACTTTCTTATGCAAGCGCTATTGGTGGTGGTAGAACAGGTATAATAGAGACAACTTTTAAAGATGAAACAGAAACTGATCTTTTTGGTGAGCAAGCTGTTTTATGTGGCGGTGTTACAGCATTAGTTCAAGCTGGATTTGAAACACTAACAGAGGCAGGATATGAGCCTGAAATGGCATATTTTGAATGTTTGCATGAGCTAAAACTTATAGTCGATTTGATGTATCAAGGTGGAATTGCTGATATGAGATATTCTATATCTAATACAGCTGAATTTGGTGACTATATGAGCGGTTCAAGAGTTATAGGCGAAGAATCAAAAAAGGCTATGAAGGATATTTTAAAAGATATCCAAAATGGGACATTTGCAAAAGAATTTATTTTAGAAAAGCAAGCAGGCTATACTAAAATGAATGCAGAAAGAAGAAATATGCAAAGTTCACTTATAGAGCAAACTGGAAAAAAACTAAGAGGCATGATGCCTTGGATATCTAAAAATAAAATAATAGATAAAGATAAAAATTAA
- a CDS encoding single-stranded DNA-binding protein: protein MYNKVILVGNLTRDIEVRYANNGSAIGNTAIATSRKFTTNGEKREEVCFVDITFFGRTAEVANQYLKKGSRILVEGRLKFDQWQDQNGNNRSKHSVVVESMQMLGSNDMQKTNPTTNSMTNQNSPYNSQNNNYGNQNSSYGSSNNPSNQSSYYNNQNSKYDNKFEESIPEVDIDDMGEDGDEILPF, encoded by the coding sequence ATGTACAATAAAGTAATACTAGTTGGCAACCTAACAAGAGATATCGAAGTAAGATATGCAAACAATGGTTCTGCTATAGGAAATACAGCCATAGCTACAAGTAGAAAATTTACAACCAATGGCGAAAAAAGAGAAGAGGTATGCTTTGTAGATATTACTTTTTTTGGCAGAACAGCAGAAGTTGCTAATCAATATCTTAAAAAAGGGTCTAGAATTTTAGTTGAAGGAAGATTGAAATTTGACCAATGGCAAGATCAAAATGGCAACAACCGCTCAAAACATAGTGTAGTCGTAGAAAGCATGCAAATGCTAGGTAGTAATGATATGCAAAAAACAAATCCAACAACAAATTCTATGACAAATCAAAACAGCCCTTATAATTCACAAAACAATAACTATGGAAACCAAAACTCTAGCTACGGCTCATCTAATAATCCTAGCAATCAAAGCAGTTATTATAATAATCAAAATAGCAAATATGATAACAAATTTGAAGAGAGCATTCCAGAAGTTGATATTGACGATATGGGCGAAGATGGTGATGAAATTTTACCATTTTAA
- the tatB gene encoding Sec-independent protein translocase protein TatB, with amino-acid sequence MFGMGFSEIFMIAVVAILALGPDKLPKAMYEIAKYFKVLKKTINDAKTSFEQEVRIAELKEDAQKYKESINKTKESVRKKLTFEELEEIKSGLNSAKEVANKNLEEIKKDIDSVKNIDTKQSTKNKTKESNKNKEVRKS; translated from the coding sequence ATGTTTGGAATGGGCTTTTCTGAGATATTTATGATAGCTGTAGTGGCAATACTTGCACTAGGGCCTGATAAATTACCAAAAGCAATGTATGAAATAGCAAAATATTTTAAAGTGCTAAAAAAAACCATAAATGATGCAAAAACTAGCTTTGAACAAGAGGTTAGAATAGCAGAGTTAAAAGAGGATGCACAAAAATACAAAGAGTCTATAAATAAAACAAAAGAGAGCGTTAGAAAAAAATTAACTTTTGAAGAATTAGAAGAGATAAAAAGCGGTTTAAACTCTGCAAAAGAGGTAGCTAATAAAAATTTAGAAGAGATAAAAAAAGATATAGATAGTGTTAAAAATATAGATACAAAACAATCTACTAAAAACAAAACCAAAGAAAGTAATAAAAATAAAGAAGTGAGAAAAAGTTAA
- a CDS encoding RNB domain-containing ribonuclease, which yields MRQFLENLLTGVDEKTINSENKEVLRNLKMINAVTKHKNLYFLNSGFICGKLDISQNGTGYLNIYDKKFSKDAIIDSKNLGNSKLGDIVLAKIKSSKQNRLKAKIILTLKPAFLTSVVYTKKFSKEILGVNVKSGLASSLKATQKSLKKMPLGTLLKIDNLSNNIVEVLGNINDSFIDEKISLALYNKNDEFNKLCELEAKSFGDSVDKSLYPKRMDLTHLNFCTIDPIDAKDFDDAVYYDKNKNELYVAIADVSEYVLPYTAIDKEAKFRGFSIYFPHKSVPMLPRNLSENICSLKPNLDRLAFCFKITLDDNYNVKKEELFEAIINSKKRFNYDEVDEIIKTKKYSDENLRKNVLNLYNLSVNIKKIRLKKGFDFRTNELRMELDENLNLKSTRFESSTPAHSLIEECMLLANKAAAKRIEKGVFRNHDSVDFKKIEFLLQDLLALGIEVKFNKDIVKLIGEIQNMADKQEIREDIDKLIIKAQKKAEYAPLNKGHFGLGFEKYTHFTSPIRRYSDLILHRLLKANLSKNDKLFNYLLLNIEDTCNSLNDLEKEADKVAYDFMDRKFARWAKENLGSKFRCYINENINICTVKLDDKIKGGRIFITNFTDDLLTKVLVEITDVDIPSAKIFGRVVKKLDV from the coding sequence TTGAGACAATTTTTAGAAAATTTATTAACGGGCGTAGATGAAAAAACTATAAACTCCGAAAACAAAGAGGTGTTAAGAAATTTAAAGATGATAAATGCAGTAACTAAGCACAAAAATCTATATTTTTTAAATAGTGGGTTTATATGCGGAAAACTTGACATTTCACAAAACGGCACGGGTTACTTAAACATATATGATAAAAAATTTAGTAAAGATGCCATCATAGATAGCAAAAATTTAGGTAACTCAAAACTAGGAGATATCGTTCTTGCTAAGATTAAAAGTTCAAAACAAAATAGGCTTAAAGCCAAAATCATACTAACGCTAAAACCTGCATTTTTAACAAGTGTTGTATATACTAAAAAATTTAGCAAAGAAATTTTGGGAGTAAATGTAAAAAGCGGCTTAGCAAGTTCTTTAAAAGCTACTCAAAAATCTCTTAAAAAAATGCCACTTGGAACTTTACTTAAGATAGATAATTTAAGTAATAATATAGTTGAAGTTTTAGGAAATATAAACGATAGCTTTATCGATGAGAAAATATCACTTGCACTTTATAATAAAAATGATGAGTTTAACAAGCTTTGCGAATTAGAAGCAAAAAGCTTTGGAGATAGCGTTGATAAATCTTTGTATCCAAAAAGAATGGATTTAACACATCTAAATTTTTGCACAATTGATCCAATTGATGCTAAAGACTTTGATGATGCAGTGTATTACGATAAAAATAAAAATGAACTTTATGTGGCAATTGCTGATGTTAGCGAGTATGTTTTGCCATATACTGCTATTGATAAAGAGGCTAAATTTAGAGGGTTTTCTATATATTTTCCACACAAATCAGTTCCTATGCTTCCTAGAAATTTGAGCGAAAATATCTGCTCTTTAAAACCAAATTTAGATAGGCTTGCCTTTTGTTTTAAAATCACTTTGGATGATAACTATAATGTTAAAAAAGAGGAGCTTTTTGAGGCTATTATAAACTCAAAAAAAAGATTTAACTATGACGAAGTTGATGAGATAATCAAAACAAAAAAATATAGCGATGAGAATTTAAGAAAAAATGTGCTTAATCTTTATAATTTAAGTGTAAATATTAAAAAAATTAGACTTAAAAAAGGGTTTGATTTTAGAACAAATGAGCTTAGAATGGAGTTAGATGAGAACTTAAATTTAAAAAGCACAAGATTTGAGAGCTCAACCCCTGCACACTCTTTAATAGAAGAGTGTATGCTTTTAGCGAACAAAGCAGCAGCAAAAAGGATAGAAAAAGGGGTATTTAGAAACCATGATAGTGTGGATTTTAAAAAGATTGAATTTTTACTTCAAGATCTTCTAGCTTTGGGTATTGAGGTTAAGTTTAACAAAGATATAGTTAAGCTAATAGGGGAAATCCAAAATATGGCTGATAAACAAGAGATTAGAGAAGATATAGATAAACTAATTATAAAAGCACAAAAAAAGGCTGAGTATGCACCACTAAATAAAGGACATTTTGGGCTTGGTTTTGAAAAATACACACATTTTACAAGCCCTATTAGAAGGTATTCTGATCTAATTTTACATAGGCTTTTAAAAGCGAATTTAAGCAAAAATGATAAGCTGTTTAATTATCTGCTTTTAAACATTGAAGATACTTGCAATAGTTTAAATGATCTAGAAAAAGAGGCAGATAAGGTTGCATATGATTTTATGGATAGAAAATTTGCAAGATGGGCTAAGGAAAATTTAGGCTCTAAATTTAGATGTTATATAAATGAAAATATAAACATTTGCACGGTAAAATTAGATGATAAAATCAAAGGCGGGCGAATTTTCATAACAAATTTCACTGATGATCTTTTAACTAAGGTTTTAGTTGAGATAACTGATGTTGATATACCTTCGGCTAAAATTTTTGGAAGAGTGGTAAAAAAATTAGATGTATAA
- the ruvX gene encoding Holliday junction resolvase RuvX, which translates to MIAAIDVGLKRIGIALGYKNGVTVPINAVLRKNRNQAAFDVSSVLKEWSVARLVVGIPLGGSSEDEMRRRISHFVSLLDFSGEIIYIDESFSSIEASEFGVANHKKKDGKLDSLSALVILQRYLEKQKFTK; encoded by the coding sequence ATGATAGCAGCCATTGATGTTGGGCTAAAAAGAATAGGTATAGCTTTGGGTTATAAAAATGGCGTAACCGTTCCTATAAATGCAGTTTTAAGAAAAAACAGAAATCAAGCAGCTTTTGATGTAAGTAGTGTTTTAAAAGAGTGGAGTGTTGCAAGGCTTGTTGTTGGAATTCCACTTGGTGGAAGTAGCGAAGATGAGATGAGAAGACGAATTTCGCATTTTGTTTCATTGTTAGATTTTAGTGGTGAGATAATATATATAGATGAGAGCTTTTCAAGTATTGAAGCAAGTGAGTTTGGTGTTGCAAATCATAAAAAAAAAGATGGTAAACTTGATAGTTTATCAGCACTTGTTATACTTCAAAGGTATTTGGAAAAACAAAAATTTACTAAATAG
- a CDS encoding divergent polysaccharide deacetylase family protein: MVKKKIAPKKRPTQRKKRRVNEENSSSFLNLITLVVLCFLTGFLTYAALDYTFNKKDNNQISKNIVVEKKLQIQTKDPVAKASKTTKIDIKKNTNISEEVVKKDDNDTLAKIKKESLKDLNSSLPNEYIQMASPAFKVKEPSRLKKPKLVLIIDDVASKEHTNGIKKLNLKITPSFFPPTSDFPNTPKLSNQFDFFMIHLPLEAMGFNSKRIKTLMTTDSYDEIERVVKDVRKNFSRAVFLNNHTGSKFTSNLNSTRMLSKALNKYGFKLVDSKTIFSSKIKQVAKEQGFRYIYRDVFLDNKDSEVEIKKQIKEAIKIANKKGFAIAIGHPRKNTFRAIQNSKELLKNVELVYLDEIYEYYR; this comes from the coding sequence TTGGTAAAAAAAAAGATAGCCCCTAAAAAGAGGCCTACCCAAAGAAAAAAAAGAAGAGTTAATGAAGAAAACAGCTCTTCTTTTTTAAATTTAATTACATTAGTTGTATTGTGTTTTCTTACAGGATTTTTGACATATGCCGCTTTGGATTATACTTTTAATAAAAAAGATAACAATCAAATTTCAAAAAACATAGTGGTTGAAAAAAAACTACAAATTCAAACAAAAGATCCTGTTGCAAAAGCTTCAAAAACAACTAAAATTGATATTAAAAAAAACACTAATATATCCGAAGAAGTTGTGAAAAAAGATGATAATGATACTTTAGCAAAGATTAAAAAAGAATCTTTAAAGGATTTAAATAGTTCTTTACCTAATGAATACATCCAAATGGCTTCTCCAGCATTTAAAGTAAAAGAGCCATCAAGACTAAAAAAACCAAAACTAGTTTTAATTATTGATGATGTAGCTTCAAAAGAGCATACTAATGGCATAAAAAAGCTTAATTTAAAAATCACACCATCTTTTTTTCCACCAACTAGTGATTTTCCAAATACTCCAAAACTATCCAATCAATTTGATTTTTTTATGATACATTTACCACTTGAGGCTATGGGGTTTAATTCAAAAAGAATTAAAACTTTAATGACAACAGATAGTTATGATGAGATTGAACGGGTTGTAAAAGATGTTCGTAAAAATTTTTCACGAGCAGTGTTTTTAAACAATCACACAGGCAGTAAATTTACATCAAATTTAAACTCAACTAGAATGTTATCGAAGGCATTAAACAAGTATGGATTTAAATTAGTTGATTCAAAGACTATATTTTCTAGTAAGATAAAGCAAGTGGCTAAAGAGCAAGGTTTTAGATATATTTATAGAGATGTTTTTTTAGATAATAAAGATAGTGAAGTTGAAATTAAAAAACAGATAAAAGAAGCGATTAAAATAGCAAACAAAAAAGGATTTGCAATAGCCATTGGACACCCTAGAAAAAATACATTTAGAGCGATCCAAAACAGCAAAGAGCTATTAAAAAATGTTGAATTAGTATATTTAGATGAGATTTATGAATACTATAGATAA
- the tatC gene encoding twin-arginine translocase subunit TatC has protein sequence MFEDLKPHIIELRKRLFISVLTVIVLFLICFGFWEFFLELMLAPLKKVLPEGSEVIFTHPAEAFFTSMKVSFFVAILLSLPIIFWQFWLFVAPGLYDNEKKYVIPFVTSASTMFALGCAFCYFFVTPLAFNFLINFGSGTFTAMPRIGEFVGFFTKFLIAFGLSFELPIVTFFLALVGLITNKSLSDFFRYAVVFIFLFAALMTPPDVISQFLLAGPLIVLYLLSIYIAKLVNPYKPEDDLSEDIEDE, from the coding sequence ATGTTTGAAGATTTAAAACCACATATTATAGAGCTTAGAAAAAGACTTTTTATATCTGTTTTAACTGTAATAGTGCTTTTCCTTATATGTTTTGGATTTTGGGAATTTTTTCTAGAACTTATGTTAGCTCCATTAAAAAAAGTCCTACCTGAAGGTAGTGAAGTGATATTTACCCACCCAGCTGAAGCCTTTTTTACATCAATGAAAGTTTCATTTTTTGTAGCTATTTTACTATCTTTACCTATAATTTTTTGGCAATTTTGGCTTTTTGTTGCTCCAGGTCTTTATGATAATGAGAAAAAATATGTTATCCCTTTTGTAACTAGTGCTTCAACTATGTTTGCATTAGGTTGTGCTTTTTGCTATTTTTTTGTAACTCCACTTGCTTTTAATTTTTTAATAAATTTTGGAAGTGGAACATTTACAGCCATGCCTAGAATTGGAGAATTTGTAGGGTTTTTCACAAAATTTTTAATAGCCTTTGGTCTAAGTTTTGAACTTCCTATAGTTACATTTTTTCTAGCCCTAGTTGGACTTATAACAAACAAAAGCTTGAGTGACTTTTTTAGATATGCTGTTGTTTTTATATTTTTGTTTGCCGCTCTTATGACACCGCCTGATGTTATAAGTCAATTTTTATTAGCTGGACCACTTATAGTTTTATATTTACTATCAATATACATTGCTAAATTAGTTAACCCTTATAAACCTGAAGATGATTTAAGTGAAGATATAGAAGATGAATGA
- the rpsR gene encoding 30S ribosomal protein S18 codes for MADKRKYAKKYCRYTEAKIEFIDYKDTQLLKYCLSERFKIMPRRLTGTSKKYQEMVEKAIKRARHAALIPYVVDRNDVVANPFEIL; via the coding sequence ATGGCAGATAAAAGAAAATATGCTAAAAAATATTGCAGATACACTGAGGCAAAAATTGAGTTTATTGATTATAAAGATACTCAACTTTTAAAATATTGTCTCTCAGAGAGATTTAAAATAATGCCAAGAAGATTAACAGGCACATCTAAAAAATACCAAGAAATGGTTGAAAAAGCTATCAAAAGAGCAAGACATGCAGCCTTAATCCCTTATGTGGTTGATAGAAATGATGTAGTTGCTAATCCATTTGAAATTTTATAA
- a CDS encoding DNA polymerase III subunit delta, with protein MYKKDLDTLLYSKNLPNYILLRSNDEFQNELYAKEILNYFGNENLVSFYYDEYSFEQAKNTLEPSLFGDKNIVYIKTNRCVPTKEIKVLIELCKKSQNNYLIYELFEDMTKISNDFIKAFEKNFVRFFKPNNENEALALMLKKTNMLNLNANTAALLQIYKIHNENLNLVANELEKFAMLGIDLSLENMQKMVYPLSEVSFEEIFNKIINLQDFRDEFFRYIQSGSYNESEFLNYMYSAFFKIFKVHSYIKINGKFDAREILGYIPPTYVQNELKNQALKFNTILLKNIFIHLNNVEYSLKSKQKLDKTNFMLSSLLKLQRIIANKNSKSKI; from the coding sequence ATGTATAAAAAAGATTTAGACACGCTACTATATAGTAAAAACTTACCAAATTACATACTTTTAAGAAGCAATGATGAATTTCAAAATGAGCTTTATGCAAAAGAAATACTAAACTACTTTGGTAATGAAAATTTAGTATCTTTTTACTATGATGAGTATAGTTTTGAACAAGCTAAAAACACACTTGAGCCATCTTTGTTTGGCGATAAAAACATAGTTTATATAAAAACTAATAGATGCGTACCCACAAAAGAGATAAAAGTTTTAATTGAACTTTGTAAAAAAAGCCAAAATAACTATCTAATTTATGAACTCTTTGAAGATATGACTAAAATTTCAAATGATTTTATAAAGGCATTTGAGAAAAATTTTGTTAGGTTTTTTAAACCAAATAACGAAAATGAGGCTTTAGCTCTAATGCTTAAAAAAACAAATATGCTAAATTTAAATGCCAACACAGCAGCACTTTTACAAATATATAAAATTCATAATGAAAATCTAAATTTAGTGGCAAATGAGTTAGAGAAATTTGCGATGCTTGGAATTGACTTAAGTTTAGAAAATATGCAAAAAATGGTCTATCCTTTAAGTGAAGTTAGTTTTGAGGAAATTTTCAATAAAATTATAAACTTGCAAGATTTTAGAGATGAATTTTTTAGATATATACAAAGCGGTTCATATAATGAGAGTGAGTTTTTAAACTATATGTATAGTGCATTTTTTAAAATCTTTAAAGTCCATAGCTATATAAAGATTAATGGCAAATTTGATGCAAGGGAAATTTTGGGATATATTCCACCTACTTATGTTCAAAATGAACTTAAAAATCAGGCTTTAAAATTTAATACAATTTTATTAAAAAATATTTTTATTCATCTAAATAATGTTGAATACAGCTTAAAATCAAAACAAAAATTAGATAAGACAAATTTCATGTTATCATCCTTGCTTAAACTCCAAAGAATAATAGCCAATAAAAACAGTAAAAGTAAAATTTAA